Below is a window of Culturomica massiliensis DNA.
CTTCAAATACAAAGTTACAATTGTATCGGTCCTGTTTTCTATAACACAAGTCACCCGAAATACTGGACCAACTTCAAACACGTCAGAATCCGCGTCTTCCGGAATCACAACATTGCATACAGACAAATCCTTGACAACCATTGTCAATTGGGTATATCCAACCGTACTACCCGATACAAACAAATAAAACAATACGATATATTTTGCCATATTCATCTTAATTTACTCCAATTATCGGTAATTTAATTACAGATAACGGATATATATAATTTTTTTCGCCCATATATGTGTTTACTCTTTCCCTATATAGTTTTGTTGTATTTAAATAGCTATCATGGGAAGTCTGTACATTAAATGCACGACGTTCCTTTAAAAATATGCATATCAAAAGAGCATAAGTTCCAAATTACTTTAAGGCTTTTAATTTAATCAATATCTAAAAATCCTATTGAAAATCTCATTTTTTAATTTTCCGATGACAAAAAATAAACATTTGCCATCAACATCTAAATCGCTTAAATAGAAAAACACAATCAAAACTGTAAAAATAATTTTAAAATTTCCTTTTTATGGTATAGTAAAACAATAAAGTCCAGCATTAAGCTGAACTTTATTCTAAATAATAAACTTGAGTTCAACTTATAAATGCAACTTTTTGGGTGCGGATAATAAGCAATAAAAACATTTATTTTTCAGAGAGGAAAGAGAGACAATGTCCCCCTTTCTCTCACTCTGAATGGATAAAGTTTGCTATCTTTGCTTTAATTGTCCGTCCAAAGAAAAAAAAGTTGCAGATGAGCAAACATATAACCGAGGAACAAAGGTATGCAATTTCTATGATGTTGCAAATACCGATGAGCAAAAAAGCAATAGCGGAAGCTATCGGAGTAGATAAAAGCACTGTTTACAGGGAGATAAAGCGCAATTGCGACGCCCGAAGTGGTAGCTATAGCATGGAGCTTGCCCAGCGAAAAGCAGACAGGCGCAAGCAGCAAAAACATCGCAAGGAAGTGCTTACACCGGCAATGAGAAAACGGATAATAAAGCTGTTGAAGAAAGGATTCAGCCCGGAGCAGATTGTCGGCAGGAGCCGCTTGGAGGGAATTGCGATGGTATCTCACGAAACGATATATCGCTGGATTTGGGAGGATAAGCGGCGGGGTGGCAAACTGCACAAATATCTTCGCAGACAAGGTCGCAGGTATGCCAAACGTGGTTCTAAAAATGCAGGGCGAGGATTTATCCCAGGCAGGGTGGATATTGATGAGCGTCCCGAGATAGTGGAACTGAAGGAGAGATTTGGTGATTTAGAGATAGATACAATTATTGGTAAGAACCACAAAGGTGCCATTCTTACCATTAACGACAGAGCAACAAGCAGGGTCTGGATACGCAAGTTGTCGGGAAAAGAAGCCATCCCGGTAGCTAAGATTGCAGTATGGGCACTGCGGAAAGTGAAAAACTTAATACACACAATTACGGCTGACAATGGAAAGGAGTTTGCAAAGCACGAGGAAATTGCGCAAAAATTGGAAATAAAATTCTATTTTTGCAAACCATACCACTCATGGGAACGTGGTGCCAATGAAAACACCAACGGGCTTATCAGGCAGTATATCCCAAAGGGTAAGGACTTTAGTGAAGTAACCAACAAACAGATTAAGTGGATTGAAAATAAACTCAATAATCGACCTCGTAAAAGACTTGGATACCTCACGCCAAACGAAAAATTTAAACAAATTATTAATCAGAATTCTGTTGCATTTGCAAGTTGAATTCAGCAAATATTTTATCGTTTAATTTTAAGGTACTATGGTTTTCTCTAATTTTCCCATATTGTATACCTCTGTTTTAATGGTATCACCCTGCTCATTCATATAATACCAAATACCGTTGTTCACTCCTCTTTTACTTTGACCAAATCGTTTTACATTACCATTCTCATAATAAGAGATAGCTTCTCCATCAAAAAAACCATCCTTAAAATTTACGATTTGGTAGAGTTTCCCACTTTCATAATAAGATTTACTTAAACCATCCTGCTTACCATCCTTCCATTCTGTATAAAGTTTAATCTTATTATTACAATATGAAACTGAAATTCCCTCAGGACGTCCATTTTTATAATAGCGAATAAATATTGTATCTCCCCGACTATTATATTCTATGAATTCACCATGCAATTTGCCGTGCTTATAATGTCTGGTCATAATGAGATTGCCATTCTCATCATAATAGTTCCGTTCCCCATTTATAAAAAAACAACCATTTATTAATAAAATTGATGTTATACAAAAAATAATCCTTGTTTTCATATCAATTACAATTTACGGTATCCATTCTTCACTTATATATTTTTTCACCATGGGGTCACCACTCGCCTGCTTGTTTTTATAAAACTGAATCGTTTCAGTAACGTGCAATCGCCTGTATTTTTTCTTTCGAGTACCCCCCCACCAAATGCTTACGGTTCTGGTTTGAACATTTGTTTTCCGGATGAAAGACCATAGGCTACTGTACAATTTTACTGTGTCCCACACCTGATGATACAACTGTAGCAGCCTATCCCCTAAGGCTAGGGTTGCTTACCGTTTATGTAAGCAGCCTCTGCCCTAGGGAATGGGCGAGTGTAATATGCCATCTTTAGAATGCCGGACCAAAGCCCAACTAAAGCGGGCTTTGCTTTTTTAATTTCTCTTTTGTTTCAAATACCTTTTGTCGAAGTTCCACTTCTGTATAAAAACCATATGGTAAACCTAAATGGTCTTCTTCATAAGGAGAGAATCGACCAGCTACAGTTCCTAATTCAGCAAAAACTTGACTTTCCAAGTTGCTTAAAGTTGTATTATCCAATTCTAAATCATAACAATAATAAAATTCATCACAAAAAACAGAAGCTGTAATTGTTCCTGCTACATACATATCCATTAATTGATATAATCTTCTTTTATCTTTCTTATCAAACATACATTATGGAATTAAAGGTAATGGACCTAATGCTTTTTGAGTGTATTTAAAATGCCAAATAGAATTGGTCGTTTGGTCATAAAGTATCTCCAAATTATATTGTGTTCCATTTTTCCACATTGGAGTATAATGCATCAACGCACGAGAACCTCCGGGGTCAGGTAATCCCTTCGTGGTTTTAAGAACATCATCCATAAATTGAAGTGGAACTTTACGCCTTGGTTCTGTCATATGCTGAGCAGCCGTTTTGCCAAAATTATACAATTCTTTTCCTCCCCCCTTAGCAGTACCCCTCGCCAATCCCTGCAATCCGGAGATTCCGGCACTTAAACCTGTAGCAACCAACTCCGGATTAGTCCATTGGCTTAAAGCTTCGCTCCATCCCATCCGCAAAGCATTAACCATTGTCGGATTCAACATATAACGGGCTGCATTATTACGCGACCAAGTCGTTGAAAATTGATCCAGAGCATTGAGTTGAGCTTCCGAAAATTGGTAATCAGCCAACCCATATTCTCCTTTTAAATAATCATTAAAACCGGAAGAATTAATATATTTGACATCCCAGCTCGAGGCTTGTAAAAGCGCCAAAAAATCAGCAATCCGATCATCAGGAACTTTTATAACATCGTCACTCTTATCTGAAGATTGAAATATTACATTATAATATTTATCTACATAATGGGTACTAAGCTGACCATCCGGATCAATATAGATAAGCGGATTATTCCCGCAATAAGCATACGGACTCAAACCGTAATACTTCTCCAGCAACGGGTCCACCCCGAACCAACGCCCCGATTCCGCATCGTACATACGGGCGCCGTAGTCCAGATACCCTAAACCGCCCGTTGTCTGTTCCTCCTTGCCGTTGTATTTAAAACGGTTACCGGCAAACAAAGCGTAATTGCTCCGCTCCTGACGCATTCCGAAAGGATAGTAATCGTTCTGTTCCTTGACCGATCCCGTCTGATCCATGACCAGGCGGATACTGCCCAGGTGGTCTTTGATATGATAACAGGCACCCCCCGAATAAATACGGCCCTCATTAAAGCCCGCACTCTCGAAAGTCAAAGAACTGCCGTTAATCTGATAAATCAGACTCCCGTAATATTCGTAACCCCGGCCATCGGCCCCGACAACCGAAAGCTTCGTACCGTCCGAAGCATACGTATAAGTCGCTACACGGCTGCCCGATAGGATTACGCCTGATAACAAATTTAAAAAATTATATTCTAAATTCAAAGCTTTCCGGCTGTCGGACAACATATTTCCGTAGTTGTCATAAGTATAAGTTCCGTTTACCCCGGATACATTCAGGCCTGTCAAACGATTTCCGGTATATTGATACGTATATGCCTTTGACGACAGTCCGGTACTCTGACGGTTTAATGTCAGCAAGTTGCCGTTTTTATCATAGGTAATGCCCTGTTCGAAATAGGCTATCCGCTTTATATTGTTTTCATAATATTCGTTGCCCGCAAACCGGTTCAGGTTATCGTAAGTAAAAGTATACAACGACGTATTTTTCAAAGGAAAAACACAGTCCCATTCCGAAATATTCCCGTTGTAACAGGCCGTTCCTTTCGTCGGATTCTCATAACGCAGATTCATCGTAAACTGCGTGCCCGACTGACGGGTCTGCAAGCCCCTGATATTATAAGCCCTGGTATCCGTATACAGATTATTACCGTAAGTTACATTCTGTAGTTGCCCCAACTCGTTATACACATAGGTGGTTTTTGCTTTTTCCTCCCCACCCAGATAAACCGTCTGACTGAGCAAGCGGTTGCGGTTGTCGTACGTATTTACCTGTTTTACGGTCGTCGTCACACCGTTGACCGTATGACTTTCCTGAACAGCCACCACATTCCCGACAAAGTCGTAGGAAACACTGTACCGGCTGATGCCGCCCCGCCGGTTTTTCTCCACCGTCTGTATCAGACGCCCTTTCCGGTCGTAATAAAAAGCCCGCTCGATATAACCGGCCGAAGAGGTATGGAGGACCTGCATTTTACCGTCCAGAATCCGCAATTTCTCATATACTTTCAAGCCGGCCGTACGGGTATCTGCAGTAGCACCGAAGCCCGTTACGGCTGCAAAATTCAGGACGGCATCGGAAGGACGGGTCTTATAGGCATATTCGGCCAACACGACCAAAGCCGAAGAACTGCCGTAGCGGCATTTTTCCCGTATCAAACGTCCCAGCGCATCGTATTCATAGGCGGTATATTTGTCTCCCGAGGTTTTTGAAATCATCCGGTGGGCCGCATCGTACGTATAGGTCTCAGCCGCTACACCCGGCAGCTTACGGCTGCTCAGCTCTCCTTTAGCATTATAGGTATAGCGGTAACAATAGTTGTCGAGATCCGCACTGCTTACCGTTGCCGATGTATTCACGGCCGGAGGCACCACACACAGCAAACGGTTCAGGGCATCGTATATGTAATAGGTATCGGCCGTATTCGAAGCATCGATGTAACGCCGTTCCAACACTGTATTACCGGCTTCATTGGTATATACCACACTGCGTTTCCCGGCTTCATCGGTCACTTCTGTCCGCTTCAGCGTTCCCGCCTCGTAATAACCGAGCGAAACCAATGTACTGGCCAATGTTCCCAACCGCTTCACCTCTCCGCTGCCGTTGGTTCCATAGCCATACCGTATCGTATGACCCCCGCCGGGACGGTAAGCCTCCCCCGGCTTACTCTCTTCGAGTATCCGGTTTAAAGCCGACGACTCATATTTTTTGCTTACACGGGCATAATTCCCTTCCGATCCGTACAAAGACCTGTAATAGCCCGCCTGATCGCTCAGGGCCGTTCCCGTATAAGAAACCGAGGACAAAGCCGGATAAGCCAGCAAGCCGCCCACATCACGCCCCAGAAAATCAGGTATGACAGGGGTAACAAGGTCTTTCCCGGCAGGAGTTGCCGCAATACTTTTCTCTTGTATCATCCGGCCCAAACCGTCGAAAAACACAATATCCCGGGTATTACCGTAACCTCCGGGCTCCCGGTAAGTTGTCGTGATGATTTTATTTTCCGCAAAAGGAGCAAAAGTCACCTGCCCCTGCATCGTTTTCACGGCACTCCCTTTGACGGCCTCCACACTGTAGGTTCCCGGAGGCACATCCCCGTTAAACGAAAAGCCGAAACCCGTTCCCGGCTTCGTCTGCACAACTGTACCAGAGCGTTTCAACCGGTACGTAACTCCCGTTTGCGAACCGCTTAAAGAAACCGTACGGGTTTGGGTGTTTCCGCTGACCGCATATACCTGTAAGGTAAAAGCTGCTTCCTGGGTAACCATGCACATATTACTTTCGGAACGTATCCGAAGAGAGCGGGAAGAGCCTGTGGTATTGGCGGTATAACTCACCACAAAATAATAATCTGCAGAGTCCGTAGGTCGCTTTACTGTTAACCAATTACACCCTATCACATTTTGTAACTGATTTACAAAAGAATCATATACCTGCCAAACTGTATAACCGGGCTGTATCTGATAATGCAAAGTAAAAAAACCGCCTCCCGACGGTACATCCATTTTCGTTTCCGTAAATCTCTGTACCCCGGCTACCGATTGCCCCATCCCATAAAGAAAAGACAACCAAAGAACTGTCAACAATATTATCTTTTTCATAATCGTCAAAACATTTAATAATTAGTTCATATAAAAATACATGCTGCGGAAACTTCAGACCGGATCCGTCATCCCGTCGGAAAAGACGGATCGTGATCAACCATTGAAAATCCGGATTTATGTATCAATTAAAAATCATAACTCATAAATCCCAAATCCTCTCCGACTCATATTCCAATTTAAAGTCTAAAATTTACAACCAGCAACCTGCTACTGTCCTTTAATCATATACTCGTATTTCTGTAGCGGATTTCCGTCATCGTCCGTCATCCGTTGCAGGCGTCCCGCATTGTCGTACTCATAACTCACTTTCCGGCCGGAAGGATCGGTAACACTCGTCACCCCGATCAAGGGATTATAGATGTAAACCGAGACTTCCGCCTGCGGCAAAGCCGTACGCAAAGCATTTAATTTCGTGATATCATTAGCAGAAAGTACAATCGCTTTTGCCATTGCCTTTACAACAGCTTCTCCTCCCATTGCCGATACGACAGCCGAATAAGCGGCATTTTTAATTTCCGCAACAGGATAAGACCCGCTGTATCCCCAGAGATAACAAACCGTCGGTTCTCCCGGCTTTGTCAGGCAAGCCGGATTGCCGTGTTCATCGTAGCTTATGCCCTGACGTCCCGTTTCAACGCCGTTCAGCATACTGACCGAACCGGTCTGTTTTACCTGGGAAGTCCCACCAAGTGTCAGACTACTGTAAGTATTCTGTACGGATGCCGTTGTCCCGTTTACCTCCAGCTCTTCTTTGACGACCGGCAGGATATTATTCCGGGCACACATAAAGGTATACGTGTTTGCCGGATAATCCGCCGGATAGTAAAAACGCCTTATATAATTCTTGTCTCCAACCGAATAAGTCTGTTTACGCACCTGCATATTGTCGCCGGAACGGGCCGGATAATCCAGGCTGTTGTATTCATAAACCAAAGACTCTGTCATCAATGTATTACCGAAATACCGTTCCGTTGTGGTTGATTTCAAACGCGAACAACCCGTACGCACATATACATTAAAAAAGAAAAAATCGGAAAAATGAGTATGGGGAAATATATCGTACGGATGCGCATTTTCATCCCGCAGATAAATCATACTCCGGGAAAAAAGAGAAACCGGGATATACCGTTCATTATATTTCTGATACGTATTCGTCACACACTCTACCGGAACAAACGTCCCGTTTTCCTGCTTGTATACCGTCTTCTTTAACAGATTACCCGCTGCCCAGTTCGATTCAAGGGTATGACTACTAAAATATCTCGGTCGAAAACGGTCACTCGGAGCCTCTGAACCTATATACCTATAAATTCCGTGCTCACTGGTTCCCGTACTTTGTTGAGCTCCAAAAATACGAGTTATATTCTTTAGGTTATTGGGATCGTATTCGTAGATATTGCGTAACACTTCCAGACTATTGTTTCCCGTGACAGTTTCCGTCACTTTACTATAATAAATCCGGGTATCTTCCACCGGAACTCCCGGTATCCGCGAAGAAGAATAATAGGTATTGGTTTGTCTGACCGGCTCCGGACTCCCAGGAATTATATATGTAAAAGAATTATAACCCGTCTGAATCAGATAATTCCGAAGGTCATACGGATCGACCATAGAAGTCGGGACTGCATTTTCGTAAGTATAAACCCGGCTCTTTACCGCACTGACACCTCCGTCATAATCTTCTATTTTAGCAACGCGGATCCCTATTTTAAGCTGCCGGTCCGCACTCTCATATATTCCCGGTTCGTATGTAAAACGGGTATACCCTCCTGCAATCCGTCCTATTTCATTTAAGGTATAATAAGAAGCTTCCGGAAAAACATAATCCCTGTGTCTGGAACGGGTACCGTTATCCAAAACGACATTCAGAGTCATGTTGTTTTTCCCATTATAGAACCCAAATAAATCCTGAGCATAACCGTTACCGATTAAAGCCGTTGATTCATTAACATATTTAAAGGCATACGCGTCTGTTTTATTTCCGTTTTTATCAAGCATCTCCACTTTCGATAATTTCATCCGGCCATCGGGAAAATACGATTCATTTCCCAAATTCACCCGTTGCAATAATACGTCATTGGCATACAAGTCTATTCCCTTCAGTCTTTTTTTTAAACCTGTATCTGTACGGTCAGCAGCATAGGAATATACGATCTTATGTCCGTTAAACCGAATATCGGTTAAAAGCTGACATTTTTCATAACGAGTGTATTTATCTAATCGAAGAGACATATAACTCGTGTCTGCATGTTTGGGGTTTTCATGCACCAGTATAACGTATTTAACTGTTGCCGCCAACGCGGTACCAAGAGTCGTTTTACTCCAAGACTCTTCCGTGGAATAATTAAAACTCACCGTATCGGTACGGTTAAATGAAACAATTTTAGACAAATACCAGGAAGAACCGGTATAATCTCCACCACTGGACACAATATACTCCCGGTTGTGGAAATAATACATCATACCGTCCGGGGTCGTTATTTTAAAATCCTTATCCGGAACTCCCGGTAAAGGAGAAAGGGCAGATATCCGCTCTATCCGGTTTTCCGTCTCCGGTATCTGAACGATAGTACCGTCCGACTGAATAACAAACGATCCCGAAATACCGCAAAAATTATAATAATAACGATCCAGGCTCGCATTGGTGATATCATTGGCCACATACTTTAAATACCGGATATCATTGGCTGCCACCACTGAATCCCGGTCCCGGATATCCACGCTCTGTCCACTCAAACTTCCATGAGCTACACGGCTGATTACCCCACCGGCATTCAGACTCCACCCCAATCCCACAAATCCGGACACATCCTCAACCTTGATCCCGGAAGCATGATAATTTAAACTTACCGGAAAAGAGATTTCCCGGCTTTTGACCGTGTATAGAGGAACACTGATTTCCGGAACTCCCGTATAATAAGATACGGGATACTCCACAAAACGAATCAAAGCCGCCGCCTCCGGAGTCGGAGGTATAACGCTCAAATTCGAGGTCTGAGGTAACTCTGTCGCTTGTCCGGAGCTACCGAGGCTGATCGCCCACAATCCTAAATAAAGAACAAGTTTTTTCATGATGATGAAATTTAATAGTGAACAAATACATCGCCGTTCCCGGCCGGATACCGGCCGGTACATGGCGACTAAAGAGACGATCAATCATCGGTATGAGAAGCAATGGATCGGGAGACTACCGCAATACAATAGCCATACTAAAACACACCACCAATAGCCCAGGCAAAGGAAATGCTTTCGATTTGACATAACGGCTCATAACGGCTGCATTTGATTGTCTGTGTTAAATTTAGAAGACAAAAGCAAAAAAGATTCAATTGCCGGCAAACAAAAACCTTATCACTACACTTATAACACACTGATTATAAGACCTGTTTTTTACAAAAACCTTATCACTGCAAAAACAGCCATTTTTTAACTAAAAAAAGAGAATAAAAAACACCGGATTTATCAGAATAAAATTACATTATGTCTGATTTTTATAAATATTTCAATTTTTTAATTCAGGATTAAAAAAGGATAAATTGAAAGGTAATTAAAAGTTAAATGTTAAAAAAAACATTTCCAGTAAAAAAAGAGTCTGCGGAAAGCATTGATTTATTATTAAAGTTAGTATATTTTTGCAAAAAATTAGTGTGTGATGAAAATAACTTTGACTTTAATTATCTTCTTGGGGCTCTTTATTTCTTGTAATTTCAATTCTTCTCATTTCCGACAACTGGAAAAATGGGATCTTTTATTGAAAACAGACCCTTTCGCTGTAAAAGACAGTTTAAAAAATCTCGATCCCGATCTTCTGAATAAAGAAGAAAAGGCCTACTTCTATTTGCTGGAGGCTGCCAGTGGGGATAAAACCGGAACAAGGCTGAAAAACGATTCCACTTTACAGTTTGCCTATCAATACTATCAAAATCAAGACGATTTTCTAAAACTGGCCCGTATCCAATTTTATCTGGGTGAACACCTATATCTGCAAGGGAAGGATGTAGAAAAGGCTTACGACTTACTAAAACAAGCCGAGATCAACTACGACAAAAGCAGTAAAGACGATCCGCACATCCTGGGATTAATCTACTATTGGCTGGGGCAAATTCAAAACAGACAAGGCAATCTTTCAGAAGCCGAAAGCTATTGCAATAATGCCCTCAATTTATATTCCAAACTAAAAGATTCCATATCGGTAACTTATGCACACAGGCAACTCGGCATTTTGTATATAAAACAAAAGGAATTCAGAAAAGCAAAAGAACAATTGTCCGAAGCGAGGCGAATAATCCGGAAAATAGACGACGGACAAAAAACCAATATCACAGACCTCCATTTAAGTATTTTGAATTATCAAAGTTATCTACATCAAGAGATCAAAGATTATGATACAGCCATAAATTTCAGCAAACAATGTATATCTATTATGGAAAAACGAGATTTTTCCAAAAAATCGCCCCTTTATTTACTAATTACTAAAATATATCAGTACAAAGAAAATACCGACAGTTGCAGGCTGTACTGTATGAAAATGCTGAATGCTGCCGAAAAAGAAGGCAATTTATATAATATCGCCAACGGCTACAGCATCCTTTTCCAATTGGAAGAAACGGAGGGCAATTATAAAACAGCCTGCGAATTAAGAGGAAAATACAACGAGGTAAAAGATAAAATCCATTCCCAAAATAAAAATGCCGATTTAAAGGAACTGGAAAATAAATACAAACTCGAAAAACAGGAAAAAGAAAATCTGGCAACCAAAAACCGCAGTCTCGGTATTATCATGGTCATCTTTATCATCGCATTGGTGGCTTGTATCATTGCCTTGTATTTTATGTGGAACCATCGCAAACTAAAAGTACGGAATACCCGTTTAACCGAAGAGATCAAAAAAACCCAATGGGGATTTGCCTTATCCAAGGAACTGATCAACGACAATAACGACACCTATACGGAAATCGAACGGGTTCTTTACAGAAATGTCAATATTATTCCGACAAAGGTGTACGATGAGTTTCAGGACGCTTTCCGCCACCAGAAAAGCAATTACTCTGACCGTCTGTTTGCCGCCCTGATGAACATCGAAAACCGCTTTATTGAAAAGCTTAAGCTGCAATGTCCGGATATTTCGATCGAGGAAATCCTGCTGGCATCGATGCTCCGCCACCAATGGAACATCAGCGATATCGCACAGATCTTCCGTATTTCCTTCGATGCCCTGAAAAAAAGGAAGTACCGGTTAAAACTCAAACTGGTCGGAAACGACAATCCGAAAGTCACACTGGAAGAATATTTGAGTCAGTTATAAGATACATTTATTATAAAAAAATAGGCTGAAAAAAGGGTGAAAACAGGGATGTCCCCGGCATATTTTAGATTAATACACTTAAAATCAATACGTATATCCAATTAAAAAAATGATTTTGTCCCCAGGGATGTCCAAGAAAATGACTTGGAGGCCGGGGAATATTTGCCTTACCTTTGTCACAGCTTCAATAACCAAAACGAATCGAAGTCATGAAAATAAAATTATTCAGTTTAGTAGCTATATTATTTGGTTTGATTATCTCTCCTGCATTTTCAATAACAGACGAAGAGTTGCTTTACCAAGGCGTTGATATGGGAGATATCGTATATCCGACCTCAGTACAGCCGACATTAATAAAAGGAGTTTTATCATCGGATAAAAAGACTATAGTAAATACGTTCTTTGAAAATATGGGCAGAGTTGTGTTCCAGGTAACGGACATGAATAACCAGGCGCTTATTACCAAAGAAGCGATAGCCTTTACAGGGGGAAGTGCAACAATTGATATCAGTTCACTTGCTCCGGGCAATTACAAAATTTATTGTTTCATTTCGAGTGAAACAGCTCAAGTAGCACAATTTCAAGTTTTTGAATAAAGATATCCCAAGTTGATAATAAGTCAATTTTTCGTGTTGCCGTGCTCCTTTCCCAAGTCGGGGCATGGCAACCTTCTTAATGTGCGAGAGACTCTTAAAAATGGAAAAAAAACAGAGAGGTTCTTTGATCCCAAGTCATTCTGATCTGTTTTCTGCACAAACAACCGATTTCATACATTTACCAAGCTTGTTTGAGAAAGGATTGTTTGTGCAGTTTTTTTATACTTTCCTTTCCCGTTTTTTTGATTATGTTCATATTTAAATTGAAAAAAGAACGCTATATTTGACCGGAAGCACAAAGCCCAATCGGAACAAAATCGGGTTGAAATAAAATTGGTAATAATTAAAATCACCGGGATCAACAAAATCTGCGAAATCCCAAAACCGAAAAATTGTTACAAAATAAGCGGTACGGAATAAACCTTTATCTCAATAATACATCTAATATTAATTATAACAGCTTTATAATCATAAATACATCGAATATGAAAAACATTTTACTGACACTCGGCCTATTGGCTTCAGTGATTTTTTCTTATGGCGAAGAAGGGAGGCTATTACGTTTCCCGCACATAAACGGAGATAAAATCGTATTCTCGTATGCCGGAGATTTGTACACGGTAGATGCTGACGGAGGTACAGCCCGCCGCCTGACATCTCATATCGGCTACGAAATGTTTCCCAGATTTTCTCCCGACGGAAAATACATTGCTTTTACAGGGCAATACGACGGTAACACCGAGGTTTTTGTCATCCCGGCAGAGGGAGGAGAACCCAGGCGATTAACCTTTACAGCCACTTTGGGACGCGATGATTTGGGCGACCGTATGGGTCCCAACAATATCGTTATCGGATGGACTCCCGACAGCAAGCAAATCCTTTACCGGTCCCGCTGTTATACATTTAACGATTTTACGGGCCAACTGTTTACCGTACCGGTAGAAGGCGGTATGCCGGCAGAAATTCCTTTGAGTGACGGCGGTTTCGCTTCCTATTCTCCCGACGGGAAAAAACTGGCTTATAACCACGTTTTCCGGGAATTCCGGACCTGGAAAAGATATGAAGGAGGTATGGCCGATGATATTCGTATTTTTGACTTCGACACAAAAAAATCGGAAAAAATCACCGATAACAAACGGCAGGATATTATTCCGATGTGGTCTGCCGACGGAAAAGAGATCTATTTCATTTCCGACCGCAACGACGTCATGAATCTGTTTGCATACAACCTGAGTGATCAGTCAACCCGGCAGCTCACATTTTACAAAGATTACGATATCAAATTCCCGGCTATCGGAAAAGACCAGATCGTTTACGAGCAGGGTGGTTATATTTATAAATTCGACACCCATAGCAAACAGGCCACAAAAGTAAATGTAAATATCGATAATGACCAGATATACTCCCGCCCGGAACTGAAAGATGTCAGTAATCAGATCGCT
It encodes the following:
- a CDS encoding RHS repeat protein — protein: MKKLVLYLGLWAISLGSSGQATELPQTSNLSVIPPTPEAAALIRFVEYPVSYYTGVPEISVPLYTVKSREISFPVSLNYHASGIKVEDVSGFVGLGWSLNAGGVISRVAHGSLSGQSVDIRDRDSVVAANDIRYLKYVANDITNASLDRYYYNFCGISGSFVIQSDGTIVQIPETENRIERISALSPLPGVPDKDFKITTPDGMMYYFHNREYIVSSGGDYTGSSWYLSKIVSFNRTDTVSFNYSTEESWSKTTLGTALAATVKYVILVHENPKHADTSYMSLRLDKYTRYEKCQLLTDIRFNGHKIVYSYAADRTDTGLKKRLKGIDLYANDVLLQRVNLGNESYFPDGRMKLSKVEMLDKNGNKTDAYAFKYVNESTALIGNGYAQDLFGFYNGKNNMTLNVVLDNGTRSRHRDYVFPEASYYTLNEIGRIAGGYTRFTYEPGIYESADRQLKIGIRVAKIEDYDGGVSAVKSRVYTYENAVPTSMVDPYDLRNYLIQTGYNSFTYIIPGSPEPVRQTNTYYSSSRIPGVPVEDTRIYYSKVTETVTGNNSLEVLRNIYEYDPNNLKNITRIFGAQQSTGTSEHGIYRYIGSEAPSDRFRPRYFSSHTLESNWAAGNLLKKTVYKQENGTFVPVECVTNTYQKYNERYIPVSLFSRSMIYLRDENAHPYDIFPHTHFSDFFFFNVYVRTGCSRLKSTTTERYFGNTLMTESLVYEYNSLDYPARSGDNMQVRKQTYSVGDKNYIRRFYYPADYPANTYTFMCARNNILPVVKEELEVNGTTASVQNTYSSLTLGGTSQVKQTGSVSMLNGVETGRQGISYDEHGNPACLTKPGEPTVCYLWGYSGSYPVAEIKNAAYSAVVSAMGGEAVVKAMAKAIVLSANDITKLNALRTALPQAEVSVYIYNPLIGVTSVTDPSGRKVSYEYDNAGRLQRMTDDDGNPLQKYEYMIKGQ
- a CDS encoding tetratricopeptide repeat protein; protein product: MKITLTLIIFLGLFISCNFNSSHFRQLEKWDLLLKTDPFAVKDSLKNLDPDLLNKEEKAYFYLLEAASGDKTGTRLKNDSTLQFAYQYYQNQDDFLKLARIQFYLGEHLYLQGKDVEKAYDLLKQAEINYDKSSKDDPHILGLIYYWLGQIQNRQGNLSEAESYCNNALNLYSKLKDSISVTYAHRQLGILYIKQKEFRKAKEQLSEARRIIRKIDDGQKTNITDLHLSILNYQSYLHQEIKDYDTAINFSKQCISIMEKRDFSKKSPLYLLITKIYQYKENTDSCRLYCMKMLNAAEKEGNLYNIANGYSILFQLEETEGNYKTACELRGKYNEVKDKIHSQNKNADLKELENKYKLEKQEKENLATKNRSLGIIMVIFIIALVACIIALYFMWNHRKLKVRNTRLTEEIKKTQWGFALSKELINDNNDTYTEIERVLYRNVNIIPTKVYDEFQDAFRHQKSNYSDRLFAALMNIENRFIEKLKLQCPDISIEEILLASMLRHQWNISDIAQIFRISFDALKKRKYRLKLKLVGNDNPKVTLEEYLSQL